The DNA sequence atcttttttcactttacttTGACTTACAGAAGCAGGACCatcctattttcatttatttcattttcttgttttattgttatatttcttGGATAGGAAGAATCCAATCAAAAATCACTAGAAGTTTGAATAGGCCTATCCCAAATTGATCAAGTACCCTACCATATTCACTCATAAAGGCAAACCAGAAAATGCACATGAGCTTGATGtaagattaataaatttgtttgtAGATTAATGAAGATTGCTTGTATTAGTAATTATGGGGAATGGAAACTAGTGATTTATGGAAATCATAACTATATGTAGCTAGGATAAGATGCATTAGGCCTACTTTCGGTGAGGATTGTTACTAGGTCAATCCCAATGTTTAAACCCATTCCATAACACCTACCTACAACGCATTCAATTTTCACCTAAATCAATTAGCCTTTTTTAGTAAtctttcaaataattttttctataatcaATGCACATGAATTATTTAAAGACAAAGAATTCGATCAGGAGCAAGTTTCTAATTAAGAGGACTATGAAGAACAATGTGTTTGATCTAATTATGATATTATGAATTAGACATGTACCCACCAACTAAATTTGAGTTcaaaatatatggagtatcttaaaataacatgctATTATCAACATGTTTCCtagaatttttttctttcaattattGGTTGAGTAAAACTAATGAATGAGAATACAATTTCCCTTTAATTACATAGCTGAGTCATGATTGTtatcatacaaaatattttcttatatatgagatatatatattagtaataaatactactcctataaaaTATTGATCTTTATGTGATTTAGGATTCTCATAAAAGCATGATTCTAATAGATAAAAAGTTCATATAGGCGCATTATtcaatatagtattaaaaggCATTATCTAAatagatatagaaaaatgTAGTTAGTATATTTGTTAAAGTGTGGATAAGTATGGTGCCTTGGGCAAACTACAGGACTAAAAGAGGGCAATGACTCAGCACTAATCAGCAGCAGCAAATTATAGTGAAGTTAGAATGTGATGGAGACAATGGGACGTGGAACAATATTAGGTATCTATTGTAGTACAAACTtagtcaaaataaatataaacattaatGAGGACCAATAGTTCATGTCATAGATTGGACATACCACAATTAAATTGTTGTAGaagcattttctttttccgACCGTGAATGGTTGAACCCTTAAATTTAGTCTATTTGGTCTAATTCTACTCATTTTAGCATAAAAAcgaaatttttgaaagaaattacTATTTGCAAGCTTTTTTGGCCTCTTATACAGTCTACTTCGGAGTTCggagtatttaaaaaaaaatactgaaaatgatagttttgattaattattcaCATGTGATTCCTGCATCCCCCAATAGTATATACTGCAGTATCTTGATTAACAATGAAAGTTTATTTGCATAGCAAGTTATTTCTACACTTGTATATTGGCCAATAACTTGCATTATTCATGCAGTTGAGACGACacataatttgatattaatttttgtaatgattaaactttaattattcaCCACATACTTAGTTTAACAACTAAAATAAGTGAGGTTTTGTGCatgtttaataaaatattcattatgATACATGGAAGTGCATGAAACTCTTCATACCttcaaaacacaaaaaaaagcactctaactttaattattatcatgcttccattatatatgtatgacGTAGGCAcgtaattatatactccatatacacgttatataatattagtattattttatttttatatttattttgattttaattaatatttcaaaaattattattgatgttattaattttataaagtacatgaaaattaaaacttgaTCTGTCAATTTTCTCTATAGTTGTAAATACATTCATTTTCCTACTATACTATCTATCTCTTAGATAATTTCTATTATAAtgtgcacattttttttaagttaagACGTGAAATTGGATCCCTTTCATTTTAATTCGTACATTTTCGTACATTTTGGACAGGAACTTTGAAGGaatgttttaaaattcatttgaaaattcaaacgAATCAATCATTTAGACGGACCGTTTTACGTAATGAAAGGTGGTAGGAAcgataataaatagtgcagtagcaataaatacaaatatttactTCCGTAATTTCATCGTTTTTTTACTTCTCAATAACGCAGGATTTAATCCTCCAAAGGTTGATAAATCTACTATCTGTAAATTCAACGAATGAATTACCTCTCGATGATATTGAATCAGATTACTATCATGAATAACTATATCTAtctatcaaattaattaatctgcCATGATGACTTGAACAATAGTACTAACATACTACATATATAGGAAGTTCTTTTATCcgtacaaaatcaaaatttggatttcTAACTCAATTACTCCAAAATGATATCATCCGTAAAACAAAACAGTACTAGTAAATGAGAGATTTAACATaacatttctatatatatatagaaatgtaTTCAGAACACATAACCAATATAGCCATTCAATTACAAGATATAATGAtcataaatagtagtaataaaaaatgacgAATAAGGAATATTAATTTGCGTATACTGTGTTgtgaattttgtttaattattagtataatgtttgcattatagttataaaattgTCCATTATGTAGGCACACTTTTTCATCATGCATTTATTGTGTAGTGTCGTAGTgatattatgttttgttaCCACTATTCGTATTTCAGAAATTTGCCCACTGATTTCCAAGTcgcaatttttagttttttactactactattcgTATATAAGAAATTTACCCACTGATTTACTAGTCATTCTTCGCAATAATGgaaaaaacttttgaaaacaccgcaaaaacaaaaaaaacaaaaattagaattattaaTTCTATAGAGGAAAGACACCACAAAAATCTTAACAGAAACActccaaatttaaatatcatactCCACAAGAATTGAGAAAATCTCTAAAGACACAGTgcacaaaattaacaaataaatgtAGTTTAGACAAATATATTGCACATATAATGGAGATctgttatatttataatgaacaTGTATAGATAATATCTGAACCATTTATATGTTAATCATATGGCCAAAATATATGTGCAATTATGCACTAAAAGTTGAatgcccctatatatatagatccCACAGTAAGAAAGCCTAACACTAGAAAACAAAGTTGAGGTATTCTTTGCACCTCAATATCAGCTCACTCCCTTTCACCTCAATGTAATCTCATTAATTCCACATTCCTCCCTACTTCAAAATGTGGCCAAATGATCACCAAACTTGCACCTCAAGCATTGACGGCCCTTCATCACCACCACACCTCAGCCACCACCACTGCCTCGCCACTCTCAAGGGCCACGCCTCCTCCTACACATCCGCCCTCGCCCTCTCCGCCGACCACCTCTTCACCGGCTCCTCCTCCGGCCAAATCCACCGCGCCACCCTCACCCCACCACACGAGGCCGTGAtgatcgccgccgccgcgggAGAAGGCGCCGTGAAGGCCATCGTCGCCTCCTCCTCCGACAAGCTCATCACCGCCCACCAAGACCACAAAATCCGCGTCTGGAAACTCCACCACCACAACAAAATGACGCAGCTCGCCACGCTCCCGACCCTGAGCGACCGCGCCGCCAAGCTCCTCCTCCCCGGGAACCACGTCCAGGTCCGCCGCCACAAGACGTCCACGTGGGTCCACCACGTGGACGCCGTGTCAGCGCTCGCCCTCTCCAAGGACGACTCACTCCTCTACTCCGTCTCATGGGACAGAACTCTCAAGGTATGGCGGACCGGAGACTTCAAGTGCCTCCAGTCCGTCCCCAACGCGCACGACGACGCTATCAACGCCGTCGCTGTCAACAGCGACGGCGCCGTCTACACGGCATCCTCCGACGGGAGGATCAAGGTGTGGAGGAGGAAACAAGGCGAGAAGTCTTACTCACTGGACGCTACATTGTCGAAGCACAAGGCTGGCGTCAATGCCCTGGCGATGAGCGGCGACGGCGCGGTCTTATACTCCGGCGCGTCGGACGCGCTGGTGTGCGCGTGGAGGAGCGAAAGCGGCGCTGAAATGGCGGTGCTGAGGGGGCATACAAAGGCGGTGCTGTGCTTGGCTGCGGTGGCGGAGCATGTGATCTGCAGTGGGTCTGCGGATCAAACGGTGAGGGTTTGGAGAGGGATTGGGAAAGCGTCGTATGCGTGTTTAGCGATTCTTGAAGGGCATCGAGGCCCGATCAAGTGCATTGCGGTTCATGCTTCTTCTGATGCGACATCAAACAACACCTGCCTTCTCTACAGTGCTGCTCTTGATTGTGATATTAAAGTCTGGAAATTGTGCCTATCTATATAAGATTCatttaatgattattattagAAGATTTAAGAAGAActtgttttgcatttttttttcagaaagtGTGATTATAAAGTGCAAAAAAAAGTGTTTTCCTTTATGggtattgttattttatacttACTCCTTTATCTTCATGGATTATGACGATGGTGCTTATGAATGATGTGAATATATGGTCGTGATTTGTATGGAATGGGATCGTAAGGATATTGACAGGTGTACCTAATCATGGTAATTAATATGTGAGAATAATTAAGCATCCATCCACATAATTAATGTGCACGCTAATGAACTTCCAACGCTTCTGTATTCTACCGTTGTTACTTGTTCTTGCCAATCCCAAAGGCTAAACCAAAACATATCTAactaaatataaacaaaacataagttcaaattcatgtattttttttcttcggATCATTATACTACAACTCAATGGTGAAGCTACACTTGAACGAGAGAAAGTATTAGGGCCAATTGTCGAagaaatcatgaattttgatcaaattttggttttatcgatacttaaaaaatcaaacgaaaaaaatcatgaaatttgaatgTGTTCGCAATTATCTAACGACatattttggtgaaatttgaatttgatatgacaaccaaaaaattatatggatTCATCGCCGATGAATTACACTATGTTgtctatatataaagaaaacaacGGCATTTGGTTGAACGTCAACAATGTACTCTCTAAGTGGACAAATTTTTCATTGTATaataattgcaaataaatctaaattaactatttttcaAACTGATTATAAAAAGTGCAGAaaagattataatttaatttaacctaaaaattcattgtttgaataatttacccatatatttttatccaaaattctctttttttgtatatgaggtaagtcatttattattatatttgagcTTTTcgataattttcttaaaaacgACATTATTTCATTCTAAAAGCTTTCATCCGTGTTTTAATACAACTACGATACAAGTGCGTAGAGAAATTTTCCGacaaatcatgaaatttttaaatatagaaaacgcaaaaaagaaaattaatcaaaGCCTAGTTTATTCTTTTCCGTTTAACTTGGAAAAAAACTGATAAACAAGATGTATAATTAAGTTATAGATGTAATGATGTTGAACATATTTCCTAAGTTTACGATTTAGGTTTGTCGAGTGTGATCATTTTGAAGTTGTGTCGATACAAATTTGACTAGTGTTCTAGAAGACCGTGCATATTTATTATCGCAATTCAATCTTCTGAAAGCAGACTCCAATATGGTAGAGCAGGGTGGCCAACCACCAAGGCTTTTCTGCGAAAGCTTTATAACTAAAATGGGGcaacattaataatatatgacTCCACTAAATcacaaatcataaaatatcatttcaaacttttatattttattattttgatggatGCCATTTGGCTGTCTAAACCAGATCAAGTAGATCCCTTCTTCTTACAGTGTGTAAAGGTATGATTTGGCATGCTCAAAAAAGTATagtaagtaattaattatgcaaTAAGAGAGGACATATGCAGAAGCGAGTTGTACCATTAGGGAatgatagtattattttagaatGTCCCTTATATATTTTCAGCTGATAGACATAGTAAGTCCAATGCATTATATAATTTGGTCATGCTATTTAAGCTGTAGCATGTCGGATGCAGAGGCATACATACATATACCAATATGAGCTGTAAGCCAAAAAAATGGAATCGATTTACTAGATGAGTAAAAACTATTTACGAGTCACTCATTCCATCACCTGGTTTTGGAATAGAATCTCACTAGTTTGATTGACATTCCCATCATGTAGTATTTGATAAGCTtcaatgaattaaattataccTAGTCCTCATAAATTTAACATGATGCAAGAGCATTCTCATGCTCAAACCGAATATGTCGTCAGAGGTAATGAGTACCATCGGTGATCTTGTTTAGATTTTTACAAGCAAATTGTCTCAcattgaaaatgtgaagtacAAAAAGATCAATTTGAATGACTAGTTAACTACTCCTCCAATCACTAATTGTTAGATTAGTATATCCGATATATATCATATACGCTTCAATTAATGAGATCATACATAACTTTCGTAAAATCTAATGAGCTACTCCTCCAATCACCAATTGTTTGGTTACTCTTTCCTACATATATATGTGCTTCTATGAATGAGATCGTACCCAACTCCCGTAATATCTAGCATATACATTCTATTATTCTAACATAGATTACCCTTATCCCTGATAGCAAGTGAGTagttattactccctccgttccacagtaatagaggcaattcattttctgcactcgttttgaaaaaatgatattaaatagtaaaagttgagagagagtaaagtaaaagagagaataatatagagaaaagtcttatctacaatattctctctcttactttactttttctccattttaattatttataattattttttcaaaatgagtgcgcaaaatgaaatgtctctattactgtggaacggagaAAGTATATGTCAATCATACATAATGGatattccctccgtttcgccatagttgaggcgaagcttttcggcacggagttttagaaaataatattgggTGTgttataaatagataaaaagtaagagagagaaaaaggtagagagaataaagtataaagtgaataaagtagagagaataaagtaagagagagtaaagtaagaaagagaaaaaagttaccatatatagaaatgactcaactatgaaaaaacttttcgaaatggaaaaatgactcaactatgaagaaatggagggagtactttataaCAACAATATGCTTATGGatgtttttagttattttctacACGTCATTTTTGTGGATTTGAATATCTCGAAACATTCAAATGGTGAAAACCAACACTGTTCCaattcaaa is a window from the Salvia hispanica cultivar TCC Black 2014 chromosome 1, UniMelb_Shisp_WGS_1.0, whole genome shotgun sequence genome containing:
- the LOC125202254 gene encoding protein JINGUBANG-like, translated to MWPNDHQTCTSSIDGPSSPPHLSHHHCLATLKGHASSYTSALALSADHLFTGSSSGQIHRATLTPPHEAVMIAAAAGEGAVKAIVASSSDKLITAHQDHKIRVWKLHHHNKMTQLATLPTLSDRAAKLLLPGNHVQVRRHKTSTWVHHVDAVSALALSKDDSLLYSVSWDRTLKVWRTGDFKCLQSVPNAHDDAINAVAVNSDGAVYTASSDGRIKVWRRKQGEKSYSLDATLSKHKAGVNALAMSGDGAVLYSGASDALVCAWRSESGAEMAVLRGHTKAVLCLAAVAEHVICSGSADQTVRVWRGIGKASYACLAILEGHRGPIKCIAVHASSDATSNNTCLLYSAALDCDIKVWKLCLSI